In the Staphylococcus condimenti genome, one interval contains:
- the dapA gene encoding 4-hydroxy-tetrahydrodipicolinate synthase, with protein MSRLFEGVGVALTTPFTNNEIDYEALEKHVDYLLDNNIQSIIVNGTTAENPTLSDEEKDEVLKAVVKQVDGRVPVIAGTGTNATKKSLEASLRAKEIGADAIMLITPYYNKTSQRGLIAHFTTIADAVGLPVILYNVPSRTNMTIDVDTMVELAKNPFIVAIKDATNDFDYHNKLKERLDLSEFSLYSGNDDNVVRYFAEGGNGVISVVANAIPGDFQVLYEKAKRGEAIDKDFEPISRLLNALSVDVNPIPIKALTAVEGFGNYEVRLPLVTLESSDRKQLEEAYAKYKAGEL; from the coding sequence ATGAGTCGTTTATTTGAAGGAGTTGGAGTAGCTTTAACTACCCCATTCACTAATAATGAAATTGATTACGAAGCACTTGAAAAACATGTTGATTATTTATTGGATAATAATATTCAATCTATAATTGTAAATGGTACTACAGCTGAAAATCCTACATTATCCGATGAAGAAAAAGATGAAGTACTAAAAGCTGTTGTAAAACAAGTTGATGGACGTGTTCCTGTAATTGCAGGTACAGGTACGAATGCTACTAAAAAATCATTAGAAGCATCATTACGAGCAAAAGAAATCGGTGCAGATGCAATTATGCTTATTACACCATATTATAATAAAACGAGTCAACGCGGTTTGATCGCTCATTTTACTACAATCGCAGATGCGGTAGGTTTACCAGTTATCCTTTATAACGTACCTTCTCGTACTAATATGACAATTGATGTAGATACAATGGTTGAATTGGCTAAAAATCCATTTATTGTAGCAATCAAAGATGCAACAAATGACTTTGATTACCATAATAAATTGAAAGAGCGTTTAGATTTATCAGAGTTTTCATTGTATAGCGGTAATGATGATAATGTTGTACGTTATTTTGCTGAAGGCGGAAACGGCGTAATTTCAGTTGTTGCGAATGCGATACCTGGAGATTTCCAAGTGCTATATGAAAAAGCAAAACGTGGAGAAGCAATTGATAAAGACTTTGAACCAATCAGCAGATTATTGAATGCATTATCTGTAGACGTGAATCCTATTCCGATTAAAGCACTTACTGCAGTTGAAGGATTTGGGAATTATGAAGTACGTCTACCGCTAGTCACATTAGAATCATCTGATCGTAAACAATTAGAAGAAGCGTATGCAAAATATAAAGCAGGTGAACTATAA
- a CDS encoding aspartate-semialdehyde dehydrogenase — protein sequence MAKLAIVGATGLVGRKMLETVDRKNIPFDELVLFSSPRSAGTKVEFQGETYTVQELTDEAASEHFDYVLMSAGGGTSAHFSPIFEEAGAIVIDNSSQWRMHDDIDLVVPEVNEPKFTRGIIANPNCSTIQSVVPLKPLEDQFGLKRVAYTTYQAVSGSGVAGREDLLNGEKGEAPKAYPHPIYNNVLPHIDVFLENGYTKEEQKMIDETRKILNLPELKVTATCVRVPVQDSHSVEMDVTLDKPATVKEIQELFEKDDRVVLVDNPENNEYPLAINSTGKDEVFVGRIRKDDSLDNTFHIWVTSDNLLKGAALNTVQILEQVLSLKGVS from the coding sequence ATGGCAAAATTAGCAATCGTAGGTGCAACAGGTTTAGTAGGAAGAAAAATGTTAGAAACAGTAGATCGTAAAAATATCCCGTTTGATGAACTTGTATTATTTTCATCACCAAGATCTGCAGGCACTAAAGTTGAATTCCAAGGAGAAACATATACAGTTCAAGAATTAACAGATGAAGCGGCAAGCGAACATTTTGATTATGTATTAATGAGTGCTGGTGGCGGAACAAGCGCACACTTCTCCCCTATTTTTGAAGAAGCAGGTGCTATTGTTATTGATAATTCTAGCCAATGGAGAATGCATGATGATATTGATTTAGTTGTTCCTGAAGTAAATGAACCGAAGTTTACACGCGGTATCATTGCTAATCCTAACTGTTCAACAATTCAATCTGTAGTTCCATTAAAACCACTAGAAGATCAATTCGGATTAAAACGTGTAGCTTATACAACATATCAAGCTGTATCAGGTTCTGGTGTAGCAGGTAGAGAAGATTTATTAAATGGTGAAAAAGGTGAAGCGCCTAAAGCTTACCCTCACCCTATTTATAATAATGTCCTTCCTCATATTGATGTTTTCTTAGAAAACGGATATACAAAAGAAGAACAAAAAATGATTGATGAAACACGTAAAATTTTAAATTTACCAGAACTAAAAGTAACTGCTACATGTGTACGTGTACCAGTTCAAGATAGTCATAGTGTTGAAATGGATGTAACTTTAGACAAACCTGCCACTGTTAAAGAAATCCAAGAGTTATTTGAAAAAGATGACCGTGTTGTGCTTGTAGATAATCCTGAAAACAATGAGTATCCATTAGCGATTAATTCTACAGGTAAAGACGAAGTATTCGTTGGTCGTATCCGTAAAGATGATTCATTAGATAACACATTCCATATTTGGGTAACTTCAGACAATTTATTAAAAGGTGCAGCATTGAATACCGTTCAAATTCTAGAACAAGTTTTATCATTGAAAGGAGTTTCTTAA
- a CDS encoding aspartate kinase, whose protein sequence is MKRSVLKFGGSSVSDFTKIRNIAEMLKNRIENDEQLIVVVSAMGKTTDQLMENVAALTAEPKQQELALLLTTGEQQTVSYLSMILNDIGVNAKAMTGYQAGIKTVGHHLKSRIAEINPETFDKAFEKNDVLVVAGFQGINDEFEITTLGRGGSDTTAVALAAANNTPCEIYTDVDGVYATDPRVYKDAKRLSVVSYEEMMEMSALGAGVLETRSVELANNYNIPLYLGRTLSNVKGTWIMSQTEILEKKAVTGVALDTHMMHVTISYPLSDNQLMTDLFSELEEGQVNVDMISQIVNLDGLQLSFSIKDTDLTQIKGILEKLSESYKALDYKLNDEYAKISLIGSGMRDMSGVASKAFISLINAGVPFYQTTTSEISISYVIDAKNGERAVEELYQTFDI, encoded by the coding sequence ATGAAGAGAAGTGTTTTAAAATTCGGCGGTTCGTCGGTCAGTGATTTTACGAAAATTAGAAATATTGCTGAAATGCTGAAAAATAGAATAGAGAATGACGAACAATTAATTGTAGTGGTCAGCGCTATGGGGAAAACAACTGATCAACTCATGGAAAATGTTGCTGCATTAACAGCTGAACCAAAACAACAAGAACTTGCCCTATTACTTACAACTGGTGAGCAGCAAACAGTTTCATATCTGTCGATGATTTTAAATGACATTGGGGTCAATGCAAAAGCAATGACAGGTTATCAAGCCGGAATTAAAACAGTAGGTCATCATTTGAAAAGTAGAATCGCTGAAATCAATCCTGAAACATTTGATAAAGCTTTTGAAAAAAATGACGTTTTAGTTGTAGCAGGATTCCAAGGTATTAATGATGAGTTTGAAATTACAACATTAGGACGCGGCGGATCCGATACAACTGCTGTAGCCTTAGCGGCCGCAAACAATACACCTTGTGAAATCTATACTGATGTTGATGGTGTTTATGCAACAGACCCGCGTGTCTATAAAGATGCAAAACGACTCAGCGTTGTTTCTTATGAAGAAATGATGGAAATGAGCGCATTAGGTGCAGGTGTATTAGAAACTCGCAGTGTAGAGTTAGCAAATAATTACAACATTCCATTGTATTTAGGAAGAACATTATCAAATGTGAAAGGAACGTGGATTATGTCACAAACAGAAATTTTAGAAAAGAAAGCAGTAACCGGTGTTGCATTAGATACACATATGATGCACGTTACAATCAGCTATCCTCTTTCAGATAACCAATTAATGACAGATTTATTTTCAGAATTAGAAGAAGGACAAGTAAATGTTGATATGATTTCTCAAATCGTCAATCTAGATGGGCTGCAGCTTTCTTTCTCTATTAAAGATACTGACTTAACACAAATTAAAGGTATTTTAGAAAAATTGTCAGAAAGTTATAAAGCTTTAGATTATAAATTAAATGATGAATATGCAAAAATTTCTTTAATCGGTTCTGGTATGAGAGATATGTCTGGCGTAGCTTCAAAAGCATTTATAAGTCTTATTAATGCAGGCGTTCCTTTTTATCAAACGACGACATCAGAAATCAGTATTTCTTATGTTATTGATGCTAAAAATGGCGAACGTGCTGTTGAAGAATTGTATCAAACTTTTGATATTTAA
- a CDS encoding ABC-F family ATP-binding cassette domain-containing protein — protein MLQVTDVSLRFGDRKLFEDVNIKFTEGNCYGLIGANGAGKSTFLKILSGELDSQTGHVSMGKNERLAILKQDHFAYEDERVLDVVIKGHERLFEVMKEKDEIYMKPDFSDEDGIRAAELEGEFAEMNGWNAEADAATLLSGLGIPAELHDKKMSELENNQKIKVLLAQSLFGDPDVLLLDEPTNGLDIPAISWLEDFLINFENTVIVVSHDRHFLNNVCTHIADLDFGKIQVYVGNYDFWYQSSQLAQKMAQEQNKKKEEKIKELQEFVARFSANASKSKQATSRKKQLEKIELDDIQPSSRRYPFVKFTPEREIGNDLLFVENVSKTIDGEKVLDNISFTMDPNDKAVLVGDSEIAKTTLLKILAGEMEPDEGTVKWGVTTSQTYFPKDNSAYFDGVDMTLVDWLRQYAPEDEQTETFLRGFLGRMLFSGEEVKKKASVLSGGEKVRCMLSKMMLSSANVLLMDEPTNHLDLESITAVNDGLKSFKGSIIFTSHDFEFINTIANRVIDLNPKGAVSKEISYEEYLKETGVLS, from the coding sequence ATGTTACAAGTTACTGATGTGAGCTTGCGATTTGGTGATCGCAAATTATTTGAAGATGTAAATATCAAATTTACAGAAGGTAATTGCTATGGTTTAATCGGTGCAAATGGTGCTGGTAAATCTACATTTTTAAAAATACTTTCAGGCGAGTTAGATTCACAAACTGGTCATGTTTCTATGGGGAAAAATGAAAGATTAGCAATTTTAAAACAAGATCACTTTGCTTATGAAGACGAACGTGTTCTAGATGTTGTTATCAAAGGTCATGAACGTTTATTTGAAGTGATGAAAGAAAAAGATGAAATTTATATGAAACCAGATTTCAGCGATGAAGATGGTATTCGTGCTGCTGAACTTGAAGGCGAATTTGCAGAAATGAACGGTTGGAACGCTGAAGCCGATGCTGCTACACTTCTTTCTGGTTTGGGTATTCCTGCTGAATTGCATGATAAGAAAATGTCTGAACTTGAAAACAATCAAAAAATTAAAGTGTTATTAGCCCAAAGTTTATTCGGCGACCCAGATGTTTTATTACTGGATGAGCCTACTAACGGTTTAGATATTCCTGCAATCAGCTGGTTAGAAGATTTCTTAATCAATTTTGAAAACACAGTTATTGTTGTATCTCATGACCGTCATTTTTTAAATAATGTATGTACACATATTGCTGACTTAGATTTCGGCAAAATCCAAGTGTATGTCGGAAATTACGATTTCTGGTATCAATCAAGCCAACTAGCTCAAAAAATGGCGCAAGAACAAAATAAGAAAAAAGAAGAAAAGATTAAAGAATTGCAAGAGTTCGTTGCACGTTTCTCTGCTAACGCATCTAAATCTAAACAAGCAACAAGCCGTAAGAAACAATTAGAAAAAATTGAATTAGACGATATTCAACCTTCTTCACGTCGTTATCCATTTGTTAAATTTACACCAGAACGTGAAATTGGTAATGATTTATTATTCGTTGAAAATGTTTCTAAAACAATTGATGGCGAAAAAGTACTCGACAATATTTCATTTACAATGGATCCTAATGATAAAGCAGTTTTAGTCGGTGATAGCGAAATCGCTAAAACAACATTATTGAAAATTTTAGCTGGTGAAATGGAACCGGACGAAGGTACAGTTAAATGGGGTGTAACGACTTCACAAACATATTTCCCTAAAGATAACTCAGCTTATTTTGATGGTGTTGATATGACATTAGTTGATTGGTTACGCCAATATGCTCCTGAAGATGAGCAAACTGAAACATTCTTACGCGGCTTCTTAGGACGTATGCTATTTAGCGGCGAAGAAGTTAAGAAAAAAGCTAGTGTGTTATCTGGGGGCGAAAAAGTACGTTGTATGTTAAGTAAAATGATGCTTTCAAGTGCTAATGTACTTTTAATGGATGAACCTACAAACCACTTAGACTTAGAAAGTATTACTGCAGTGAATGATGGATTAAAATCATTTAAAGGTTCAATTATTTTCACGTCTCATGACTTTGAATTTATTAATACAATCGCAAATCGAGTGATTGATCTTAATCCAAAAGGTGCTGTTTCTAAAGAAATCAGTTATGAAGAATATCTTAAAGAAACTGGTGTGTTAAGTTAA
- the cvfB gene encoding RNA-binding virulence regulatory protein CvfB, translating into MAIRDNDIIGSIEFLKVVGLNGSTYELEGPNGEKVKLNQSEVDEDDQLEIGEEYSFFIYPNRSGELFATQNMPDITTSKYDYVKVLKTDRDGAKVDAGLPREVLIPWEDLPKVKSLWPQNGDYVLATLRIDSEKQMFARLASETIVSQMFTPVHNDELQNKIIEARPYRVLKVGSFLLSKDGYKIFVHETERKSEPRLGELVEVRIIGHNEKGELNGSFLPLAHERLDDDGQVVFDLLVEYDGELPFWDKSSPEAIKEVFNMSKGSFKRAIGHLYKKKIIDIETGKIRLTKKGEAIAASENN; encoded by the coding sequence ATGGCTATAAGAGATAATGATATTATCGGATCAATAGAATTTCTCAAAGTTGTAGGGTTAAATGGTTCTACTTATGAATTGGAAGGCCCAAACGGCGAAAAAGTGAAATTAAATCAATCCGAAGTTGACGAAGATGATCAATTGGAAATTGGTGAAGAGTATAGTTTCTTCATTTATCCAAACCGTTCAGGCGAACTTTTCGCAACACAAAATATGCCTGATATTACAACAAGTAAATATGATTATGTAAAAGTATTAAAAACAGACAGAGATGGTGCTAAAGTAGATGCCGGATTGCCGAGAGAGGTATTAATTCCTTGGGAAGATCTACCGAAAGTAAAATCGTTATGGCCGCAAAATGGTGATTATGTCTTGGCAACACTTCGTATTGATAGTGAAAAACAAATGTTTGCACGATTAGCCTCTGAAACAATAGTCAGTCAAATGTTCACTCCAGTTCATAATGATGAGTTACAAAACAAAATAATTGAAGCTCGTCCGTATCGTGTATTAAAAGTGGGCAGTTTCTTATTATCCAAAGATGGGTATAAAATCTTCGTTCACGAAACAGAACGTAAATCAGAACCAAGATTAGGCGAACTTGTAGAAGTACGTATCATCGGTCACAATGAGAAAGGTGAATTAAATGGTTCATTTTTACCGTTAGCTCATGAGCGTCTTGATGATGATGGACAAGTTGTTTTTGATTTACTTGTAGAATATGATGGAGAGTTACCATTTTGGGATAAATCGAGTCCTGAAGCAATCAAAGAAGTGTTTAATATGAGCAAGGGTTCATTCAAACGCGCTATAGGCCATCTTTATAAAAAGAAAATTATTGATATCGAAACTGGTAAAATACGTTTAACTAAAAAAGGGGAAGCTATTGCAGCTTCTGAGAATAACTAA